The sequence TCATCATCTGAGGCCCACGGAGTGTGTGTACCGGCTTTCGTACTTTCTTGggtgaaaaatgacaaaatacgtTTGGGTCGTCGAGTTGTAGATCAAATAGTAGTCACAGATAAAGCATATAAATAAGAAATTATACATTCAGCCAAGATGCGACAATCTTAGAAGATCTTAGACAAGATACATGTCATTCAGTCTAGCATACGATAAATGCTGTAACGCTAGTTCGTAAGTCGTCGTCTGAAAGGGCCATTCCGCCGAATTCAAAAGTACACTACAGCGTaccgtgaataatttcaccaGGTTCGAAAATCACTGGATATACCACCTGGTCCTATAGTCACAATTTCTATATTCTATATGAAATCGAAAGGCGACGTTTCGGTGATCGTCTGTAACCTTCCTCAGGGTGGTACAGTCTGGTACTATTCCACACTGCaactaggtgtcgctgctaacaatgcggtctcCAACGTAAATTATTGTCATATATGCtgtcccaaatgtaaagtaatgTCACATATACACATATCAGTCAACATTGCCCctaggaaggtgacagacggtcaccaaaacgtagACTCTTGACTGTGTATATATCCTGGTTGTGATTAAGTAACCTTGTTATCCTACGCTACAGTTAGCGTATGATTGCTTCACTGTAACCTTGAACCTATTTTATTTTGATTCGAGGACATCGGCCATGCACTGCATATGACAGTTCGCGCTTGCTGGATCTGGACAGAGTAGGAAATGATTTCAACAGGTCATTAATAAATCATCTGCAGTTAAAATTAGCAGCGCCTCACTGATTCATACTGATTCAATTCTCCCCTGGGTATTTTGCTCACACGTTACTGCACTTTGTCAAAACAAATGGCAGGTCGTGTAATTTTCCTACACGATGACAGGGAATGTGATGTCcctgtagcagcctcacagtagagcgcctggttccaattagttagtAGCTGGGAGTCTGAGGTTCAGTCATGGCATATCGGTTGgggctagcctgggtgccatcctatttctaccggggctcctacactcgcttccctcaaaaaatattttttgagggaagcgagtgtaggagccccggtagaaataggatggcacccaggctaggttggggctgcacttgtctttcggaagggacgtaaaatgaaggtcccgtgttcgaggaggtgcctggagcacgttaaaggagaagggctagcaacccctccctgtaaaaataaaccctgctacagaaacagtaaggaaacttgctggccTATGTCTTAGCAggtactacaaggtgaacagatacatgtacatacagatgACATGGGATATGAGACCATGTAATATAAGTAGGGTGGTGTTCACGTAACGCTAGGTCCTCTTGATGACCTCGGCCTATGTAATGCTAAGGTCTCCAAAGAAGGTCCCGGCCgggtagcttgcgggaacgaaaaatacgatatagaggacaacaaaacacacaaaacgtatgAAAATTACTCCTTACCATAGATCATGTATAtctttgatatgcatttttattcTCAACGAAGTCTCATAGAAATGTGATCTTAGCATTAGTCGTGTAACCTTGGGCGTCTGTTACGCTGAAGCCTGATCAATCATCCCATTGATAAGCGAGGTCCACTCTTACCAGGCATGCCGTCCTGTGACTTGTTTTCGCTGTGTTAGATCAAAGGGCTTATGAAAATGCATCGTTCTTATTACGTGTTCTATGTGCAATGATAAGCATCAATTACGTAAGAAAGACGAAGGAGAATGTTTATAAACCCACAGATTTAACCATATTTACGCAAGGACACAATTATATGTGCTTTATCATTGTGACCATTATAGCTGCATGTATAAGCGTTGTGCCGGCATATTCAGTATGATTTTAATGAGCGAGTGTGTTATCTATGGCTAACAATATTGTACGTCATATATTGTCTTCTTTCGGGtattttattcatattttttcGTTCACTTATTTGTTTGTAGAACTGGGCATATAAGTATCCTTTTCCTTCCTTAGTTTGTATTTCTTTATTATAACATTAAGTTCTGGTAATGTCATCTTGAAACCTTGTCTTTATTTGGAACCTGTTGATATGATGTGTCCTCgcggcgcaagcggtaacgcaaacATCTACTTGGCCATATGGACCAAATTTCGTGGATCTGGAGTTCAATTCTAGGGTCGgtcccagctcggacatgttgtaaagttgttcgtcatttcggatgatgACGAAAAGCCAGTGACCTCGTGTATAAGGGACGTCAACCTAACGCGTGCCCTGGCACGAAAGCCCTGAGATTATACCGGAGGTCCCTATTTATGGATCTGGTTGCATTTCTTTCATTCAATTTTCATTGACTAGGGaagtcacatgctatactgttccccattgtctgtccgtccgttTCAAGTTACAtgcacttgcaattagcctacatgcataaacttgcaatagaacttatatatataattgATGTGATAATTCTGATGTCGACTTTTGTCCTCTACAGTATCCGGCCCCGCGGTCATCGGCACGGTGGTCAGCGTCGTGCTCACCATCGCCGTGTCCGTCACCGTTTGCATCTGCCGCTGTCACCGCCGAAAGCTCCTCCGCGAGACTTCCTTCGGATCGTCGTCCTCGTCCCAGAGCCTTCCCAACAACGGGCGGAGGGCGGACAGCTCTTCCCCGAGGAGCACCATCAGCGACCCGTCCAAGAGGATGTCGCCGGTCTCTCCCGCTATACCCATCCTACCTCAGTCCTTCTCCATGCCTCTTCCTCAGACCAAAACCTACATCAAGACGTCGTCCAGCGACACGCTGTCCATCGACCCGGGCCTGGTCAGCACCGACTACTGCATCGAGAACGAGGTGAACCAGCGGTCTCCGCGCCTGGACGCGATAGAGAACAAGCTGGACCAGATACGGGAGAGGATGGAGACCGTCCCGCCGCCAACAACCCTCGGGACCCTCAACTTCAGCGTCGGCTACGACGTCCACAAGAGCGCCTTCAGAGTCACCATCCACAAGGCTAACGACCTCCCCATCCGGGACCCGCAGAGCGGCTCGGCAGACCCTTACATCAAGCTGTGTCTCCTCCCGGACAAGAAGCACAAGGTCAAGACACGAGTCCTCCGCCGCACGAGAAACCCCGTCTTCGAGGAGACGTTCACGTTCTTCGGCCTGGAGCGCGGTCAGCTCCCGGGGATCTCGCTCCACTTCTCCGTGCTGAGCTTCGACCGCTTCTCGAGGGACCACCTCATCGGGGAGGTCACCATGTCCCTGGCCAAGGTCGACATGACTGAGGGAGAGGTCACCATGACAGGCGAGATCGTCGGAAAACAGACCAAGGTAAGATGAATGTTCTGTATCGCCACTTTAGATGATGCCCGAAAGAATCCAACATATTATTTGTAGTGACGCATGCACATGTAAAAGTACTCCATGACATCTAATGCGCTTGAGTAGCTTGACAAAGGGCATGTCACTTTTCTGCGACATGCTGTTTGCTGTACGGATGATGATCACAGTGATTTACGTCTACGCCAATAATACGCAACGGCACTTTGCTCTAAGAGGGGTTAGAGGTGGTGGTGCACTGGGTGCTATCAACAACATTATGACCTCTGGAGTGGGCAAGCTGACACATGACATTCTTTTGCATGACGTGATGCACATTGCAATCTGCAAATGTCAGATTCACGCCATGTTATCATCCCAAATTGTCACGTCCATAAGCTGTAACATACATCAACGTCAAAGCTTGATAAGCACTGTATCTACCAGACGCCACTGTGTCATCTCGGCCCTCTTTAATTTTTAATGTCGTCTGACtatgcagcagcagcagaagcCCTCCGGGAAGGGAGAGATCCTGGTGTCCCTGTGCTACCAGCCCGCCGCCAACAGGCTGTCTGTCGTCATCCTCAAGGCCAGGAACCTGACGGGCTACAACCTCATGGGACCTGCTGGTAAGCCGCTACAGGTCGAACGTTTTTTCTCGGACTTTCTTTATTTACTTTGACTTTGCCAACAATTTACGTGGGACAGACTGAATGAACGTGTTTTTGGTCCTCACAGAATTCAGGGTAACTGTAATACAAGATAGTGCCAAACTGTATGAATTGAGGAAAATCTTGATCTAAAGAGAACGCACTAAGGACGGGACATGAGGGCAAGCGGCCAAAGTATGAAGATGCATAAAACCATTCTTTCTCATCTATCTCACCCCGGTCTTATTCAAGTGCGAGTAACCCTTGATCTCTAGTGACGATTGAGCCTTGTTCTATATTTAATGGATAGAAAGAAAGATTTAATTAAAACGGTTGCTTTTGTTTTTAACTTTCTGTTTTCCATTCACGTTAGATCCCTTCGTGAAGCTGTGCCTGCTGCAAGGAGACCAGAAGTTGGCCAAGAAGAAGACCCACGTCAAACGTCACACCTCCAACCCTGTCTTCAACGAGTCCTTCATCTTCGACGTCCCGTCGGAGGGTCTGGAGGACATGACGGTGGAGCTACAGGTGCTGGACCACGACCGGGTCTCCAAGAACGACCAGATCGGGCGGCTGACGTTCGGCGGCCGGGCAAAGACGCCCTCCACCCTCGAGCACTGGAAGGAGGTGTGCGAAAACCCGCGGAGGCAAATAGCTAAGTGGCACGATCTGCAGCAGGGACATTAATCGAATCACTGAAGATATATTTTAATCAataaatcagtcaatcaatcaataaataaattgatCAATCGATCTTAACTTATTACATATATTCAGCTTACCCAAGTCGCGTTTTCACAAACAAGAGATTCAGAATGGATCCATGGATAACCAAGACCTACTAATTATATTCACTATAGACGAAAGATTTAACACTCGTTATTGGCTATGATACTATATATTCCGTCCTCCTTTTAGGGCTCAATCATTAATCAGGAAATCGTCATGCAAGGTTGTGTTGTTGTTCTCAGGATCTGAATCAAAAGCCTTTCATTCCATGAAGGTGCGGATAGCTTATCGAATACGGCTAAATACTAGCTAAGTGTTCACTTTTATCGTTTGGGCCTCACCAGCATTTAACCTACAGTATAGGAGAGTGTGTGCTATAAATGTTTGATCCCTGTACAAGTCAAGGAATGACTCTTCTTAGCTTtagccaaaaaaaggaaaaacagagGTATATGTGTGCTGCTACTCGTAGAACTAGGCGCAAGCCAACACGCAAATGTTGTCTTTCAGGAAATAGGGCGCTATGTTGTCTATTTTGTCCCCCTAACACCAGGTCTTGGTAAGCAAACTTGGACAAtttcagaaattcagaaaatGAATTTGCAGCAGTGTCGTACAATGTGCGCTTTCTTATTTCAACAGATACATAATCCACACGATTCCTTGACTGAATGTGAAATATCCATTTTCCTTTAACTCGAACATCATGACTGTATTTGAAATGGTTGAAGTTTTCTTACCAAAGTCTGTCACGTTCATGTAAATAGAAAATGTTGATTGAATTATCGTGTCAGACGTTGGCAGGCTCGGCCCATACTGTATGTCCTAGACTGGAAAAGAAACGTCAGAACTGTGATGTAGCAGCCTGCGTGTAGGAAGCGTGCGGGTCTACGCACCAGGAACCTCACGTGACTGTATAGCTCTTAAAGAAAacgttgtcttgtaaatgaatCGACTTCTCATTGTCTTCAATATTTGAAGACGACGTGGATAGAAATTTAAATTTTAAGGCGTGCTGTATATACCAGCGAAAGCTGTGATGTATTCTTCTTGTCCACAATAAGTAGGGAGATGCTGAAAATTCAAATATATAACTTGACTCCATTACAATTCGCGACAAACcttaatatacaaaatatacaacaacaaaacctAAACCAACCAAACAGACCGATCAAGATTTTTTGGTCTTCAACGTGATtgtctttattttcctttttttttctttgtaggaGTTCTAATACTCCGTTTTCGGACAGCGTAAAATCAACCGTAACATGAGAGTAAAAGATGGTATAACCGTCCATTACTGTAGCTAATTGGAAcagttcagaaaaaaatgtttacgaTGGGGGCCTTTGGAACACAATACAACTTAGCAATGAACATTAACGAAGCCTTTCGTCGTAGAATAGCAATGGGATGTTATTGTTACCATGTGTACATTCTGCTGTTGGTGTAATGTAGATACACAAAGTGTCCAGACTGGTTTGCACAGTCCTCAGTTTGTGTGTAGCAACATTGTCTCTATCTCGGGTTGTGCTTCGGTCATagttggaaaaaggggccccgccgggtagtttacgggatTTTTTCCACTTTTGGGCGTTACCCCCATGTGACCCCGTGGGACACCATGTGGCtcccgggctatttttgggcacggtAGGGCCCCGGTGTGATTTAACTCGGGCTTAAAATCAAtcaggacccggtaacaaatactAATAGACGccaatcgtgcgaacaccgaaAGGTACCCCCGCCCCGGTGCCTGGCAGTCCACCGGGGCAAAtgtgtggcttcggggcccggccggcaCTACACCCCCTCCGGGCACCGGTACAAatatgaccgtagcattactgGTATGCCTGGGTGTATTTCAGATTCCCTTGGTATTTGTCTTACTGTATGATCTCCACGTTTTTGAACAGATCTTTTCTCAGAGAAATGAAATGTTACGCCAACGCTAGATATAGAAATGTGCCGTAAGtccttgtaagttgtaaaagGACAGGCTCTTACTCTTTTGTTGCTTTTATGAACGGAACAACGCGTTCTTGTTATACATGTTCATTCTGCACATATTTCAACTATGTTGATTTGGGATCCAAAAATGTGGaggacttttttttcaatacaaacGCAAACATCCGGATCCTTAAGTCTGGAGTGCAGTATGTAATATTACTCTCGTTACTTCACGACGTTGAACTTTACTGATTTACGTGGTCGCTCAAGATAGGTGGTTGTGCATTGTACCTAAATCACGTAACATTTGTCACTTTCAATCTAAAAGCAAAAGATAATCGTTgcttatatatgatataattcaattttgaagatAGAAATTTGGGGTCACATTAGCCCGATTATGAGTCAACTAGGAACATGAGTTTAATCACTTGTTAGATTGCATTTGACTGTTTGAGAAATGACCGGAATGAATCACCATGTGTATGTGTAGCATGGAGCTGCCGAAATGTTTGAACTGACGTTTTGAATCGGAAGTGACAACCTGTTACATGTTCTTGACTTTGCCCAGATTTTCGGGAAATGGAAGTACGTTATCCCTGCTGATTGAACGGAAAATCAGGGTCTCGATATCACAACAGTCAACACCAAGTAGGATATTACATGGGCTTAACGACTTTCACTCTTAAACCCAATCCCAcgagacggcgatcgcgctgcgacctcagTACGAcataaattggatttgtatatccattgacgtcataattgaaacatcatgcaaaatgtagaagtataactgaaaagacaacaaaaaatacaaaatgtaaaaaaagattcgtttttgaaattcgttgagcgctatGTCAAATTCTAAGTCGCAgtgcggtcgcagcgaggtcaccgcccTAGAGAAGGGGGATGTAACAACATAAGAACAAACACGGATGACGGCCAAATTACTGAATCACACAAAATTTCATCACATGCTTTTAAGACTATATAATTATCTCGACATTTTAATATTCAAAAGAAAACTGCTATGGAAAACTCGAGGTGTATGGAAAAAGTGTGGTTGCcagtaaggcccccattccactagactgcgctctcactgcgacctcgctacgacctaagctggatttgtgtaacccttgatttcataatcggaatatcatgcaaaatgtaaaagtatgactgaaaacaaaaaaaaacgttaaaaaaatctttatctaAGAGATTTGTTGAGCGCTCTGATCAATtctaggtcgcagtgagagcgccgaccCAGTGGAATGAAGGTATAGTATAATGAACACTGTACGTACCGGGTTAACCGTGGTAGGAGTAACTTGTGAGAACTCTTCATATTCTTTGTACTTACTGTAACACTTTGAATTCTTGTCCGTCCACTTAACTGTAGACAAACTCTAacgtatgtatatataaaaaGCACTGTAGAGCAGGCGGGTCACTATATAGAGTAAAGAAAAATGCATTTCGCATATTCTATATTTTTCATATGTGAGAATTGTAACTATTCAACTTGTGAAGCTGACGCAGATATAGGTTAACGTGGCAGGAAACGTTGGTCGATGTGTTACGGACTTAGAGAGAATAAAAGACTTGTCGTTGTGACATGTCGTGTCTTTATGATCTCTTTAATATCAATGAgattgagtgtgtgtgtgtgtgtgtgtgtgtgtgtgtgtgtgtgtgtgtgtgtgtgtgtgtgtatgacggtgtgtgtgtgtgtgtgtctgtgtctgtgtgtatgacggtgtgtgtgtgtgtgtgtgtgcgtgcgtgcgtgtgcgtgtgtgtgtgtgtgtgtgtatgtgtctgtgtctgtgtgtctgtgtgtatgacggtgtgtgtgtgtgtgtttgtgtgtgcgtgcgtgtgcgtgtgtgtgtctgtgtgtatgtatgtgtgcgcgaGGCAGTTGGTTTCTCAGGTCAAGAATTCGTGCAATATATTTTTCACCTATCACCATCTTCTGTTGCCTTTATTATTTTCAGTAGGCCCCGGTTCaggtttgttttcaattttttttaaacctttccCCAAGCCCCATACATGATTACCTGTGATCCGCCCTTATAAGCTGGTATCTctctggacccacggcacgtta comes from Branchiostoma lanceolatum isolate klBraLanc5 chromosome 2, klBraLanc5.hap2, whole genome shotgun sequence and encodes:
- the LOC136427857 gene encoding synaptotagmin-4-like; the encoded protein is MGQHGDASESISGPAVIGTVVSVVLTIAVSVTVCICRCHRRKLLRETSFGSSSSSQSLPNNGRRADSSSPRSTISDPSKRMSPVSPAIPILPQSFSMPLPQTKTYIKTSSSDTLSIDPGLVSTDYCIENEVNQRSPRLDAIENKLDQIRERMETVPPPTTLGTLNFSVGYDVHKSAFRVTIHKANDLPIRDPQSGSADPYIKLCLLPDKKHKVKTRVLRRTRNPVFEETFTFFGLERGQLPGISLHFSVLSFDRFSRDHLIGEVTMSLAKVDMTEGEVTMTGEIVGKQTKQQQKPSGKGEILVSLCYQPAANRLSVVILKARNLTGYNLMGPADPFVKLCLLQGDQKLAKKKTHVKRHTSNPVFNESFIFDVPSEGLEDMTVELQVLDHDRVSKNDQIGRLTFGGRAKTPSTLEHWKEVCENPRRQIAKWHDLQQGH